From Luteolibacter flavescens:
AGGGTTCGAGAATAGTCCAGACGCGGTTGGAAATGTCGTGACGATGAAGATCCCGGCTCACGCAAGAGCAGCTAACGTATCCTGATTGTTAATTCAACCGAATCTTGTGACGACGCAGTCTAGACCGGCCCGAGTGGTCCCCGACTGCCGTCTCAACCAAGAGATCCACAATCACTTGCCCGTCCATCCCTCCTGCGCTCCCTTCCAGCCAAGCCATGAAGCACGATCTCCTTGCCGCGCGCTTCCTCCGCTGGTGCTGCGGTGAAGGTGCATCTGCATCCGAAGCGGGAGCACTCTGGTCGGAGCTTTCCTCCCTCTATCAAGAGGCGCACCGCCACTACCACACGCTCGCCCACATCGCGGCCTCGCTTGCGGAACTGGATGCCACGGGCGAATCCACTCCGGAGCTGGAAGGCGCGATCTGGTTCCACGATGTCATCTACGATCCCACGCGACCGGACAATGAAGCTGCGAGCGTCATCTGGTTTGAAAACGCCACCATGGCGTGGATCTCTCCGGATTCGCGGCAAGCCATCGCCCGCCTGATCTCCGCCACCGATTTCCAGCTGCCACGCACTTCTCTCGCGGACGAGATGCTGATGGTGGACATCGACCTTGCCATCCTTTCGGAGGACTGGTCGATCTACGATGCCTATCGTAGGTCAGTGCGGCGTGAGTATGCCCATGTGCCGGACGATGCCTTCCGTGCCGGGCGCGCGAAGGTGATGGAGCATTTTCTTGCGCAACCGGTGTATAGCACGCAGCGATTCGCAGGACGTGAAGCAAGGGCTCGCGAGAATATCAGCCGCGAGCTCGCCGAGTTGGGCGGTGATGAGCCGCTGGCCGGCTGATCCGGCACTATCGGCTTGCACATCGCGGAGGATGGGCGACATCCGGAGGCATGGAACTCGACCTTCTCGGCACTCATGCCGACCGTGCCTACCCCATCCTCGCCGGGCTGGTGGTCCCGCGGCCCATCGCCTGGGTGACCACGCTGCATGAGAATGGCTCGGTGAATCTGGCGCCCTTTTCTTTCTTCAATGTCTTCGGCGATGATCCGCCGCTGGTGATCTTCGCCCCCGGCGATCGCGAGGACGGCACGCCGAAGGACAGCGCCCGGAATGCCAAGCGGACCGGGGAATTCGTCGTCCATCTCGTCGATGAAGCCCTCGCCGAGGTGATGAACCGCACCTCCGCGCCGCATCCCCCGGGAGTCAGCGAGGCGGAGCACGAGGGCCTGACTCTTGTGCCTTCCTCGGTGGTCGCGGTGCCACGTCTCGCGGCCGCACCCGCGGCGCTGGAGTGCCGCGTCCACTCGATTCAGGAGATTGGTACGAACCGCCTAGTACTTGGCATTGTCCACCGCGTCCATGTGCGGGACGAGCTGATCGATCCGGAGAAGATCCGCATCATTCAGGAAGCCTATCACCCCGTCGGCCGCATGGCCGTGCCGGACTGGTACTGCCGCACCGGCGATCTCTTCGAAATGACGCGTCCGCGCTGAGGCGTATCGACGTCCTGCCGGCTTGAAGCGGGCACGAGTGCTGTCCATGCTCTCCGTCATGGGAGCATGTCCTCGCATTCCTCCAGTAGGCGCAGTCCCGTGACCGGCTCCGACTCTGCATTCGATCGCGCCCGTGCGATCGTGGTGATGACGAGGATGGCGATCAGCAGGGCGAGGAGGTAGTCGATGCTGATGCCGTGGAAGTTCTTGAGCTTCGGTTTCATGACCCGTGGCGATCTAGGGGTGGGAGCAAGGTCGGGCCTTGCGCTCTCTTTCTATCCCCCTCGCCGCCAGCAGTGAATGGGACTTTGGGTGCAATCCGGGTCGGCTCTCATCAATGCCCTATCCGACCACGGCAGTATAGTGCGATACGCTTGGAAGCGTCGCTCTCAGGTGATCGACCCTCGCTGAACGAGAGGGAGTGGAGGTGCCGGCTCTCCTCATCCTTCGCCGATCGACGGAAAGAACCGGTTGATCACGCAGTCGATCCCTTCCTTGAGAGCACTGTTTTCAGTTCGGCTGGCAAGCGACCTCAGGTCTCTGCCTAGGGACTTCAGCGGGCCGAAGTATCGGACGAGATAGAGCGGTCCGTCGAATGCCAGGATCTCGGTCGCTGGGTCCTGCTCGAGTCTTTCAAGCACGGACAGAGCAGTGGCCAAGCCTCCCGGACGTCCGGTCATCAGCGCGGCATACTCCGCGAAGATCACGTGACTTTCTCCCAGATGAGGAGCCAGCAAGGAGGGGACGTCGGAGTCATCTGGGTAAGCCCGTGCCAGCGAGCGCGCCGCTTCTTCGCGAACTTCGATCCATGGGTGGTCGATGGTTTCCTTGGCCAATTGAAGAACCCGCTCATCCTCCGGCCAGCGGATGACGAGGATCTTCAGGCAATTGGCGAGGAACTCTGGCCCCTTTCTCTCCCATTCATACTTGTCGAAGCCATTGGGAAAACTGAATTGTTCCA
This genomic window contains:
- a CDS encoding flavin reductase family protein gives rise to the protein MELDLLGTHADRAYPILAGLVVPRPIAWVTTLHENGSVNLAPFSFFNVFGDDPPLVIFAPGDREDGTPKDSARNAKRTGEFVVHLVDEALAEVMNRTSAPHPPGVSEAEHEGLTLVPSSVVAVPRLAAAPAALECRVHSIQEIGTNRLVLGIVHRVHVRDELIDPEKIRIIQEAYHPVGRMAVPDWYCRTGDLFEMTRPR
- a CDS encoding HD domain-containing protein produces the protein MKHDLLAARFLRWCCGEGASASEAGALWSELSSLYQEAHRHYHTLAHIAASLAELDATGESTPELEGAIWFHDVIYDPTRPDNEAASVIWFENATMAWISPDSRQAIARLISATDFQLPRTSLADEMLMVDIDLAILSEDWSIYDAYRRSVRREYAHVPDDAFRAGRAKVMEHFLAQPVYSTQRFAGREARARENISRELAELGGDEPLAG